The following is a genomic window from Melopsittacus undulatus isolate bMelUnd1 chromosome 8, bMelUnd1.mat.Z, whole genome shotgun sequence.
acccccctTTAAACtgtaagcatttaaaaagcTTGGCTAAACAATTCACCAGGTGTGAGAAAGGCCTTTTCTATGCAAGCAGCTCTGTGTCAGGAAACCTACACTTTGTAATTAGATTAGCAAGCAAGGACTGAATAGTTCTGATCAAAACATCCCCCCCCCTTGCATATTGTTTATAGTGCATAACTGATAACTAAGCTTCTCTAGGCATGGTTAAAATCTACTTAAAAATGGGAGTCCTGGGCACTCTGGAAtttaaatgaagaggaaaagaaaaagtacacAGTCTCAAAAAGCTGTAAGTAATTACTTGGCTGCCTTGCTTAAACAAAGCTTTATTTGAGAATATGTCATTAAAAAATCCTATGATTTAACAGCAGCTCTTCAGGAGAACACCATTTGAAACACATCTAAGCCAGAGGATTAAAGATATAATTTTTGCCTTAAGGACATACTTCACAGCCAACAGTCtgggagagaaagaagacaGTCCTTTTGGACACATGTGCCCAGCTCCAGGAGACATCCTAGACCCCTAGGCATGAGAACTGCAAAGTTCTCAGCCCAGCAGGATGACTTCAGTTGTGTGCCTTTGTGGTTTTCTCCATGTGGCCAACCAGTCTAGTTGTGTTCTGGAGTCAGTTTCCAAACATACAAAGCAGATCTGAAATGCACTGGCTTTACAAAGACACTAAAAGCAAGGGGGAAAGGAGCTGTGGTATGTCAGAGCACATTATTCCTACTTGCTCCTttaagagaaaggcaaaagtgTAAACTCACACAGGTATGAtgttaaatggaaaataagccAAGACAAGGTTCTTCCTAAAGCTTTTATACAAGGCCTGTATGCTTTTCTTGGAAAAAGTAAAGCTGTTCCACAGTCCTGCTCCATCAGCCCAGAATACAAATACCCTAGTTTTGAATGTTGATCTCAGCCGAGTCCAGACCAGAGCCAGTCCCATTTTATGCTGTGGAGCCTGAAACCAGATGCAAACCCTTGTATGGATAATTTTTTCCAAATAACGATACCTGACTATGCTCAGATCAGTCCATCTTGTAAACGCTATGGTTATCTCATCCTTTTCAAAACAATCTTTTAAATAATAGTGCTAAAGCATCAGAACTGAGATTAAAAATCCCTCTCTTTGGCTAAAGGACAGTGTAGAAATAGCAGAAGTTGGAGGACATCCTCCATTCTTCCTTTCACAAATTTGGAACCACTTGCCACACACACAGCTGTCAAGACAGTAATGGATGAGAGCTTCTCCATGTTGCAGTAACTGTAGGAGCAGTACCCCTTCAGCAAAAAGGGAGGACAGACAATTTCTTGGTGTGATACCATTAAGGAAAGCTTGATAAAGGTTGATAGGGGAGGGAGTAGACTTCCATTTAAAACCTAAGTCAAAACTATTTAAAAGACACTAGAGAACTACCCCTTATCCCAAGACATCCATGAATCTGGTGGATGCAAATGTAACTTCAAGCTACTCCTCTTTCCTGACCTTTCTGAGTCTGATGAGTAGCAGCCAGATCATGGCTCCTCAAAAAAGAGCCATTTCCTGTGCCAGGACAATGTGACCTTATGAGATTTCCTCAAGTCAAATTTTAAATGTGCTAAATCCCATCCAATGCTCCTAAAGACCTTTCTAGAGACATGTTATTGGGTGCTGTCCACCTTCTTaaatttttaatggaaaaatggaaatggaaagaaaaaaaaagacaaaattcatGTCATGATGACAGCCAAAAATGTGACTGCAACCACTAAATGGTGATTTTTGTTAagttgttctcatttctacagCCATGACAAAAAACCTGAGAAAACCTATTTCAGGCTATGAAGATCCCATTCAAACATCTTGGCTAGCTAATTCTAATCTTTGATATTTCCCCCTTCAGTATCAAAACATTCCTGACAAAGTATTGAAAAGAGACAAGTAGATTCAAATTCTTCTAGGGCTTAACCCCACTGCATTGAAATTAGCATGAGTTTTGCCCCTGACTTCAGCCCTGACAGAACGAGCAACATTCTCAAGCCAAAGGCAAGGGGAAAAGCTTTTCTACAACTTTCTTTACATGCTTGCACTCTCCTTAGTCCTGGAGATTTctatttgctttcagaaagctgaagGCATAAATGAGCAGCACATTCTACCATGTAACTGTCCAATCTCATGGCTGGCAGAAAAGAGagtattcttttttcctctttatcaAAAAAGAAGCACAATTCTCTGAGAAGGAACATACCTTCTACAGGTTGGGAAAGCTCACATAGGAAAGGTTCTGGTCTTTGCTATTTCAAGTTTTGCAAGTGCAAGGGAAATCAGAACCTCATCACTTTTCCCAGTGACAAAATGGGAGACTCCTTCATCTTTGAGCATCATTATGCTGGACTTTGACAATGCAAAGCCCAGAGAAGAGCAGTCTTGTTCTAGTTTCCAAAATGAGCCAACTGTTTTCAAAAGAGAACAACTCTTTCTCAAGTGGAGATCAAGTTCAAAATTTATTGTCTCTGCAGGCAGCCAGTCATCCTGAATTAAGAGACCTCCACTTAAGAAACCCCAAGAGATGTCTGTGAAGCATAAGACTACAAAGCTATTCATTCCTCAGACATTATTGCTCCACTCTCCTTTTCTACCTGAAGCACCTTACTTGATAAAAAGCATCCCCAAAGGATAACAGAAATGCAGCTACCTTCTTTCATCTGACTTTCCAATTTACACAAAGTAGTAAGGAGCAGAGCACACAGACCACATGGACTAATTCATTTCTCAGTGGCTCTACAAAGGTAAACCCTGAGAGACAAAGTGTCAGTCCTCTTCTTCTGTCAGCACTCCAGAAGTCTAACATACTCCATATCAGCATCCACAATAATAGCTTTGTATTTCTGGAAACACCAAGCATTGCATCTTTTCCAAGGAGGCCTGCACATATTATCTCTTCCCCTATGAATGCAGTACAGTTTGCCAGCAACCTATAGGCATGAATATAGCTGTGGTCAAGGGGTGATCTGGAACAGAACCATTTAACTACAAATCCATTTCCTAAATGGACAAGGTCAGCAGTGTAATTATTCCAGGGTAAAATCATTAGATGCCCAGGGGATTCAGTGATCAAAATCCCTCAGAACTCACAAATATTTGTTGCAAGAGATTCCCCCATTTCAATTCTAAGAGCATTGCAATATTGCAGCAAAGCACTTTTGTACTTTTTCTTGTTAAATAACTGTTACAGAGTATTTGAGTTTCTCTTCATTCTGTATCAcatggttttggggtttttttttggtcccACCAAAGGATGTTTAGGTTAATCTCTCAAAATAACTTTCAGCACCTGCACATAGGtcccagaaagaaaaacactgggTTTTGAAAATTATTGATGCCTTCAAACCAGAAGTGTGTTTGCACACTGCTTTGTGACAAGAACTTAATATGTGCATGGCCAAAGCATTTGCACCAGAGGGGAGATTATGGCACTCTAGACACAGTAATACACCACAGCACAGGTGACTGATTCACAGAAACCTCTCTGCCACATACCTGGAAACCCCCAGGACAACCTTCCCCTGCTGGATCACAGCTTCTGAAGGTATTTTCACTTAGATATAGCAACACAAGCCTCCATCAACATCTCCCTTCCAAGCCTCTCTCAAACATTTGCAGAGAAGTTTAAACCCCAATGAAGTCTAGTATCAGTTGGTTGGAATGGTAGAAGTCAAGGGATTAAGGGCTAATGGTCTGGCCCTTTTAAGAAAAAGTGTAGAAATGAGGAGAGGTCCTGGTTTAATTCTACAGGGTAACTAAATACTAATTCTGTTCTTGCTCTGAgagacaaagacagaaaaactgcCAGGCTTGCCAAAACCTGCCTCCTGACACATTCAAGCTCCCATTAAATTGCCCTGGCAGAGCCCTTTCCTCCAAGGAAAGTTGTCCTTCCTACTGTAGCCTGAAGAATGGGGAACAGAAGTGGGACTTTATGAGTCAAAAAATACTGGGACCCTCAACTCCTAGAACCTAAATTTGCACACTGCCTAGAGATGCCAGTGAATCAGAGAGCAGAGGAACTTGCTATCATAAGCAAAGGATCACCACTTCGAATTATGtaatcagctaggttggaaaagatctttttaAGACTGTTAAGTCCAACATTtacctcaggactgccaagtccaccactaaaccatgtcactaaatgtttggtttggggtgaGCTGGTAGGAGCAGATTAAAGACCTGACTTAAAAGCCAAaaaattttttaaattcttctttcctacttaaggggagaaaaataaatgtttgagaAGATAAATGGGGAAGTATCATGTTCTCTCATCCTCCACACCTCATATGCAGTTTAACTTGGAAATCCTTGGGCAGAGACCACAACTAAAACAAATAGGGCCTTGGCCTCCAACACCCAAGAATCTGAACAGCCACTGCCCAATTCCCAGCTATTTTCCACTGTGCTAAATAATCATTAAGTTAAAGGCAATAAATGAAACACCATAATGCATTTTGCAAATCCTAGCTATCCAAATATCAGCTTATGGAAGAAGCTGGTTCTAGGAAGGTTGGGGGGTTGTTTATTAGACagtggaaggagaaagaagaataaCACCAGATCatttgttttagaaacaaaGGTGGAGGTTGgggaaaggataaaaaaatgaaagcgGACAAAAATAACCAAATTTGGAAGAAAGGGCACAAATTAACCAGGCTTGAAAGGAGTTagtaaagcaaagcaagacaCAGAGACTAAAGTTAATTACTTTTGACATGATCAGATCATCTGGTTTCATTTCAGGCAGCATGCACTCAAGGCTGGCCATCCTGAATGgtgagggaaaaagaaagtaactcTCCCCTCTAGGTCCCTTTGCCAAGTCTGGGCTGTTCGCTCTGTCCAAGATccctctttctttgctctcagagagagagggggagaggagagagaaacacAGTTAACCACCTGTCAGGGCTGAGGACACAATAAGGCAGTCCCCAAAAGAGCTTTTCATGCATGCGTAATATATTTGTTCAGCTATTCACTTAATGAAGCTGATAAATGTGATGCGAAACAATAGTCAAGTTAATCTATTtagtaaaatgttttgagacTTTCAGGCAATGTTAAGGAGGGTAGTGTGTTCGAggacattttcatttcaatacGCTCATCTCTCCCCTCTTAGGGGGGGGTTTCAAGCAACCtatgtgaaaataatttcttataaaTGTGTCTTTAATGGGTTTAATTCACCCTTGCCAGCTgtttttttagctattttgtAAGAGCAAAACAAACGTGCCAGGCTTGGAAAGCTAGTTAAAATTAGTTTCGGTCACTGAGGCCAAGCTATATTTCCTGCAAACCATCTGCTTGATTGACACAATAGAAGGATTTTCAAGAAAAGGAGGGGGGATCTAGAAGAGCTTTGAACGAACTAACAGTTACTGTTCCTTTTGCCTGAATTCTAAAGGTGAAGCCTTAGGTGTCTTAATATCCCTTCGCCCCGCGGCTTCCATTCAAGCTCTTGGCGAGCTCCATGAGCATCGTTAGGGAGCTCGGGGATAGCGCAACCCTCCCTGGGAaaaaagaggagggaagaaacGCCAAAACATAGAGAAAACTAAACAGAAAGTGCACACACGCTTTTCCTCCTCGGCTTTGGAGAACGAGAAGCTGCAGGAtggctgggaggaggggaggtggTGGTGGAAGGAGGGGTAAAGGAAAAGTTTTGGGCCCTCCCGACTGCAGAATGGCTGGTAAAAAGAGGGGGATGGAAGTAGGAATCTGGTGTCCCCCTGGCTACGGGATGGCTGGTAAAAAAAAGGGGCGGGGGGTGGGGGAGCGTGGGGGGGTGGATGTGAATTTAGTTTCACCGTGACTGCGGATGGGTGGTAAAAAGACATGGTCCTCCTGGCTGCGGGACTGCTGGGAAAAAGGAGAGGGGATGGGAAGCTGGGGTCCCCCTGGCTGCAGGATGTGtgagaaaggggaagggggagggaatTTGGGTTCATCATGGATACGGGAAAGCTTGGAAAGGGCGGGGGGAATTTAGGTTGACCCTGGCTGCGGGAATGATGGCAAAAAAGTGTATGTGGGGAATTTGGGTTCACCgtggctggagctggatggtaAATAAAAGCAGGGTCCCCTGGCTTCGGGATAGCTGGGAAAGAGGAGAGCGGATGGGAATTTGGGTTCACCGTGGCTGCGGGatgggtggggaaggggaagtcGGGATGTGATTGAGACGTCCGAGTGCCGGGGCCGGGATCGGCTCCGCTTCTCCGGGAAGAAGCTGGTCCAGCCCCGGCCCTCCGGGCCTCCGGATTTGAAGTGCTGCCTCTCTCAATTTCATGCGGATTACCGGCCTCGGAGAGGGACACACGCAGGCTCCGAGCCCTATTTCCTCCCCTGCCCCGCTCCCGGCCGGTTTGGGTGTTCCGTCattcctccccctctcccccgtcgtccctccccctccctcctttttTAAGCAACAAAGTGACTTTTAAGAAATAGATTTGAAGATAACGACATTAAAATGAATGGCAGGAGGCACAAAACGGCATGAGCATAGGTCAAACGGCATTAGTCACAGGTTTTATCCTGAAACATTAGAATTCCCTCTCTTAAACGATCACTGCCTTTGAAAAGAAACTTCCAAAGGAGATCACTTAAAATAAGATCCTTTCGTCTGATTTCTTGGTTTCTTATGGTCTATCTTCCCTTTCAATAGATGTCTAGTCTCTTTTGCCTTGGTGCTTAAGGAATTCTTTATGAATGTGCTCAGACGCATCGAAAGGAACTGGGTCCACGTGTGCCCCAGCATGCGTTTGACCCAACCTTCCAGATAGTGTCAGACCCTCTTTCTTAAAACCAGAGAAATTAGCAGCAGTTGGTCTATAGTGAGGCAAAATGCCCCCGATGTATACGTAGAGAAAGGAGTACATCATCTCAAAGGAAACGTATAATGACTGTAAATAAAAGGAGTATTCCCGGAGCTAAAGCGTCGGAAAATGCCGGGATGGGAGGGAGCGAGATGGGGGTTGCCTGATAAGTATTTTCTTGGGAAAGCCCTGATTGCTTTTCCCATTCCCTACTTTCCCACTCCCTTGCTATGTTAACACCTTCAGAGCAGACGTGTGTAACAACAGGCTTGAGAGAACGCCGAACTCCAGCGAGATTTGATTTCCAAGTGATAAAAAGTCTGCAGACCTTCTGCAGATGCTCATCTGCTGGCTGCCAGCGTAAAGCACCGGGAAAGCTTGTCAGGATCATACAATTTCTCGGGCTGATTCCGACCCCCCtaataaataactttttaatttgAACCAAGGGAGAGGTTTAACAgactttctttcttctctaatGTGATATAAATCGCAGATGCACTTTTATTGAATGGTTAAAGCATCGACATGGAGATAATCAACACAAAACGTCTGGACAAAAACCATCGAGAGAAATAAAGCTGGTTAATAAGATTTTTGAGAAAGCTTTgtgttaaaaagtaaaaagggaaaacagctgAAGGTGACAGTTAGTTCATGGTTAATAGGATAAAGGCTGCATGGTTGAGCTGCACACTTCTGCTTGCAAAGGTTCAGCCACACCAAAAGGCTGAATAGGGCGCTTTTAAAACATAGGACATTTAACACATCTGTTATGAGCTTTAACAGAGAAATCAGGTAAAGCCACTCTCAATAGTTGCTTTCATCGCCTAGTTCCAAAGGAAACTCGCCTGCTTCCATATTTGCCACTACAAACAAAACCTCAGacatttaaaacaacaacaacaaaaaaatccaaacaaacaaaacccaaactttccGGTAAGACGGTGTCATTTGGCTCCCGCACCAAAGTTTAGGTAGCACTGATCTGAACGCACCGCCCGCAGTCCCGCACAGGCACGCAGAGAAAAAGCAACTTCAGGTGAATTTGGCAGCGTCGAGAAGGCTTTTGAGCCACCATCACCGATAAACCCGAGACTAGCTCAGGCTGCTTTACCCGAAAGGATGCAAATGCTACAATAGTGTCTTCATTTTCATGGTGTGAGGGGAGGGATTTCCACTATTTTTCAGGTTAAAAAGACCAACATACAGAACTGAGGGTGCTGCTGTAGTCCCACAAAGCTCTTCATATCTTTTCTGTGTTCAAGGTTTAGATTTTCTCGGAGCAGAGTCCTTACCCAGCTGCAATAAGGTTTATATTTCAATTCAGGCAAGCCTCTCTCCTGAGCACACACACAAGTATCTTAGGACACCAGGATCTTCAAAGTAAAACTTAACACCCAAATTCGCTTTATACCGGACCTTTGGGATGCAGATAGAAAAATAACCCAGACTACAGGCACAAATTTTGCAGTGCACTAATAGCAAGCACAGGACACATTCTACCCACGGTAGGATCCGCTTCCCGAATATTGCCCCCCTCAAAGGGCTTAGTTCCACATTTTctaatttatattttctattGCACAAGCCCCGCGCTTTTCTGAGGGCCGGCAGATAAGTTTATATGaatatttattgatttatttcctAAACTCAGCAGGGGAGCAGCAAATAAATTTAGtgctttctttaaataattcCCTTTCTACGAGGCAAGATGTCATTCGAAACTTTTAAATAGGCATTTAATTAGCCTGTGTGTGTTGCCTCTGAACAAAACCCTGCTGGGAGCCTTTGGAGCGCTGTATTCCAAAGAGGCGGTCAATATGCAAAATTGATGACTACACTTTCTTTGTGGCGGGGCCATTGTGCCCCGGTTGCTTATGAAGTCTAATCCAATCATAAATTGCAGCCCCGGACCAATGGAGAAGCCCGGAGCTCACCCTGAATGAAGCTCAAGTGGAGAACTTTGTTGAACCCCATTGTTGGGGCTGTCACTTTTGAAAGAGCCCCAGCGGGGCTGACCAGTATAAAACCCACCGTCCAGGAGGAAGGGGCAGAGAGAACCCCGCAGGCTCGCTGTAGCAGGATCTTTACTAAACGaggtttcaaagcagaaaacaaaaagcgGACAGAcagacaaataaacaaacagggAGCGGACCCGGCCCTGCTCCGCGGACGGCCCCAGTGATGATGTTCCCTAGCCTCATCGCTCCACCGGCCGTGTACCCCAGCCTCCTCCGGCCGACCCCGACCCTCACCCTGCCGCAGTCGCTGCAGTCCGCTTTTTCCAGCCATTCCAGCTTCCTGGTAGAAGATTTGATCCGGATCAGCAGACCCACCAGCTACCTGCCCACCAGGACTGCCCCCCCTGCCAGCATGTCCCCCCCCACTGCGGCCGCCAGGACGGACGCGGGCGCTCCGGAGCTCACCAGCCCAGCCGCCGGCTCCAGGAGGATCTGTTCGCCACAGACTTCCAGCAGCGACTCCACTTTCCTCAAGTTTGGAGTCAACGCCATCCTCTCCTCCGCTCCCCGAGCCGGTAAGAAGCTCCTCgacacccccatccccatcgcCATCGCTATTCCCGGGGCTCCGCGGAACCCGCCGCCTGCgagagagcaggaaggggagggaggactCAGCACAGTCCCCCTGCGTCGCCCGTATTTAAGAGCTAGGGACAGCGCTGACAGGCGGACGAGAGGAGCGGGCGGGTGAGGGGCAGAAGCCGGGGGTGTTAACAGGGCTCCCGATCGCCTCTGCCCTCACGGGTGCCTCTTTGCTGGCAAAACCATCGCAGCAAAAGCACTGctttccccagggctcagtctAGCCCTTATTTTGGGGGACTGAAAATCACTATCTGCATCGGTCCCCAGGCCAAGTGACAACACCAGCCGTACCCACTCCAGCCTGTGGTAACACTCTgcttaatttcctttattttatttactagaAACTTCTCCTGCGTTGCTTCAGAGCGTCCCTCcaaagacattttccttcccGTACTTTGAAGGATCCTTTCAGCCCTTTATCCGATCTTCCTATTTCCCAGGTAGGTCTTTAAAAGTCTCTCTTTGAAAGGCTGGAcccctcttctctcctcccGGGCACAGGTCGATGATATTTCTCCATcagtgtgtgtccccccccggGGTTACTCTCTAGTCAGAGGTTGGAAGGAGTACAACATTCACCCGTCAGTCGCGCCAATTTGACCCCCGATTTAGCACAGGCAGTGACTGCTTGACATTCCCCTGCCCGCTCCGCCCGCTGACCGGCAAATTAACCGTGACTGTCACGGTCCCGAGGCGAAGAGGCTTCGCTGCTTCCTTCTACCTCGCCGGGGCCGCGCCGCCGCTTTCAGCACCACGAGGGACCGGTCAGCTCCCTGCTGCGCTCCGCACTCGCGGGTCCCGGCTCCGCGCCGGTGGAGGGATGGCAGGAGGTGAGGGAGGGGGTGTTGCCCTCCCCGTTCCCCGTCAGCCGCTGCGTCCTGTCCCTCCCCAGAACCAACCCCAACCCTTTATCCCCCGCCGGGTTGGTGGCGGTTACAGGGGCATGGAGCTCACGGTTAGACTTCTCTCTTGGGTCTTCACTGCGGGCTAACCCTCCCCTCCTTTACCTCACTTCATCTCTTCTCCTTCAGCCCGTCAGCCGTGTTCAAACGGCATGGTACCTGAGAGAAAGCAAGCTACGGCTGGGTGGGTGGGGGTGTGTGCGGTTCTTACAGCGCTGAAGTGTTGTGATGCCGAgagaacaattaaaataaaatctaattatACAAACAAActactaatttaaaaaaagaaaacagggagaggggaaaaaaaataacccaagctCTTCCATTCATCCTCCGGATAATGGaatttgcttcctttctccagCATGTGAATAGCCTAACAAAAACAACTTGAGCTTTATAAATAGCTTTTCATGTCCATTTAATGAAAATGATTTGAGGAAAGAGACGATTGTGCCATCAGTATTCTCCCGAGGAGCCTGGCATGCCGTTGTGTTTAGTTTGAAAGTGTAAATCTCTTTTGTTCCAATAATATATGGCGTTAGCGCTTGTCCTCAGTCTTTTTCTGTTAGTTCATTACTACACAATTACCATTCACGCTTCATTAGCGTCTCTGTTTCTCTTGGGGAggttccctcccccccccccccccccttttttttaagacGAAACTCTGCCCTTTTTATCATACCAATGCTATTGGGAGCCGGGCAATGTGCTAATTAGCTGTTACTTTTCATGTCTTCAGATTCAATTCTCCAactttggggagggggggagaagaGATTAATATAAAAAGATGAATACTGATTGATCAAAACTGCATCTGAAGAGGAGCGGTTTTGTTTGGAATCAGAAAAGTCCTCATTTTCATCTCCAGCATAATAAAGCATCTGATATAAAAGggtgcctgaaaaaaaaaaatccaatgcTTCTGAGCAGGAGGGAAAGCTGTTTTATTATACCTCTATCTTAGCTGGTACGCCTCGCTTTGCCTTTTCAGGCCAGAGGCCTTTGAATCTCTCAACAAAACCAGCCACTATTGATCCATTTTACACATTTGAGTTTATAAATCTAATCCCAGCAATCACTGGCTGAAAGGGAGTGCTTAGTTAAGACTAAAGCTCCTTTTCACAGCCCCAGGTTGATGGGTTCCCACCCAAAGGGCAGGAAAGGGGCAGTGGGGGGCTGGTCTtgctctgctcagtgctgtgtgtcCCCCACCTTCGGCAGCTGCCTCCACCGTGGTACCCATCCCTGGCACCTTCTCCTGGCCGCTGGCCGCCCGTGGCAAACCCCGCCGGGGCATGCTACGTCGAGCTGTCTTCTCGGACGTGCAGCGCAAGGCATTGGAGAAGATGTTCCAGAAGCAGAAGTACATCAGCAAACCCGACAGGAAGAAGCTGGCAGCCAAGCTGGGCCTCAAGGACTCACAGGTGAAGGGGGTACTAAGTGGGGAGCTGGATTCCTCACCAGCTTGGGAGaaggggatgggagcagggagaacTGTCCATGACCAGGAGAAAGCACAAAGCAAGTTGCAGAGCCATGAGCATCAAGAGAACCAAAAGAGCTGCAAAATTCCCAGCTGGCTGATTAGGACTAGATAGACCACAATATTATTACCCACCCTGACCAATCTCCTAGGGTCCTGAAAGGTCAGGATCTGTCATTCTTGCTAGCTTCAGTATGGGCATGAGCACAGTATTGAGGGGGCAACCAAAGAACATTTTTGGATCCTGTTTCACTGAACTGTTTTATTCCTGTGTTGCTTCATCTCCCAGGTGAAGATCTGGTTCCAGAACAGGAGGATGAAGTGGAGGAACTCCAAAGAAAGAGAGCTCCTCTCTTCTGGTGGCTGCAGGGAACAGACCCTACCTACCAAGTTCAACCCTCATCCAGACCTCAGTGACGTAGGCAAGAAATGTtcaggagaggaagaagaggaggaagaagtgcCCCCTGTGTGCCCACCCAGCCCACAGCATCCCTTAAGCTACCACCAGTCCGCAGAACATCTACATTTGAGGGACAGACTGGACTCCCAGATGTCTCCTTCTCCATCCCATTCTAGCAGCCCCAGCAAACCTTCAGACTTCTCAGACTCAGAGGAAGAGGATGATGA
Proteins encoded in this region:
- the DBX1 gene encoding homeobox protein DBX1, translated to MMFPSLIAPPAVYPSLLRPTPTLTLPQSLQSAFSSHSSFLVEDLIRISRPTSYLPTRTAPPASMSPPTAAARTDAGAPELTSPAAGSRRICSPQTSSSDSTFLKFGVNAILSSAPRAETSPALLQSVPPKTFSFPYFEGSFQPFIRSSYFPAASTVVPIPGTFSWPLAARGKPRRGMLRRAVFSDVQRKALEKMFQKQKYISKPDRKKLAAKLGLKDSQVKIWFQNRRMKWRNSKERELLSSGGCREQTLPTKFNPHPDLSDVGKKCSGEEEEEEEVPPVCPPSPQHPLSYHQSAEHLHLRDRLDSQMSPSPSHSSSPSKPSDFSDSEEEDDEGEVEEEEITVS